From Desulfurobacterium pacificum, a single genomic window includes:
- the accB gene encoding acetyl-CoA carboxylase biotin carboxyl carrier protein, with amino-acid sequence MELEKLRELLKELEKTSLEEIEIETEDFKLKAKFVKSPPAVTAPSANVSPTTPSSTSSQPEATEHREEKEIPENYYVVESPMVGTFYRAPAPGAEPFVKEGDRVEKGQVLCIIEALKVMNEIESEVSGIVRKILVENGQPVEYGQPLFYIEQV; translated from the coding sequence TTGGAGTTAGAAAAACTCAGAGAGTTACTAAAGGAGTTGGAAAAGACCTCTTTAGAAGAGATTGAAATAGAAACTGAAGACTTTAAACTGAAAGCCAAATTCGTTAAATCACCTCCTGCAGTTACAGCTCCTTCTGCCAACGTTTCACCTACAACCCCTTCTTCTACATCTTCGCAACCTGAAGCAACTGAACATCGTGAGGAGAAAGAGATACCGGAAAACTACTACGTTGTGGAATCTCCTATGGTAGGAACTTTCTATAGAGCACCAGCACCAGGAGCGGAACCTTTTGTAAAAGAAGGTGACAGAGTTGAAAAAGGTCAAGTTTTATGTATCATTGAAGCTCTCAAAGTTATGAATGAAATAGAATCGGAAGTTTCCGGTATCGTTAGAAAAATCTTGGTGGAAAACGGGCAGCCTGTAGAGTACGGACAACCACTATTTTACATAGAACAGGTATAG
- the accC gene encoding acetyl-CoA carboxylase biotin carboxylase subunit — protein MFGKLLIANRGEIAVRIIRTCKELGIKTVAVYSKADKDSLHVFLADEAVCIGDAPPQESYLNIPAIISAAEITGADAIHPGYGFLSENPGFAEICTACGMKFVGPSPETMVLMGDKAKAREIAIKAGVPVVPGSGIVKNVQEALKVCEEIGYPVLVKAAHGGGGRGMRLIESKEEAESLIVTAMAEAEAAFGNGEVYIEKYVQNPRHIEIQIVADSHGNVVTFGERECSLQRRHQKVVEEAPSPFVDPDLREKLSEAATKIAKLINYEGAGTIEFLVDKDKNFYFIEMNTRIQVEHPVTEMVTGKDLIKLQLLSAAGEKLPTESPSLNGHAIEFRITCEDYLKDFRPAPGKIEKLLLPGGFGVRIDTHIYEGYAVPQYYDSLLAKLIVWGETREEAIKRGKRALEEFIIEGKLKTTIPFHLKLIEDEDFVKGNLDTKILENKILPKMKLS, from the coding sequence ATGTTCGGAAAGCTATTAATCGCAAATAGAGGTGAAATAGCCGTAAGAATAATAAGAACGTGTAAAGAGTTAGGAATAAAAACTGTTGCCGTCTATTCAAAAGCAGACAAAGACTCTTTACACGTGTTCTTAGCAGACGAAGCCGTTTGTATAGGTGATGCTCCTCCCCAAGAGAGTTACCTCAACATACCGGCGATTATCTCTGCAGCAGAAATTACAGGTGCAGACGCCATACATCCGGGCTACGGCTTCCTTTCGGAAAACCCAGGATTTGCAGAGATATGTACCGCTTGTGGAATGAAGTTCGTAGGTCCTTCTCCAGAAACTATGGTCTTAATGGGAGATAAAGCAAAAGCCAGAGAAATAGCTATAAAAGCTGGCGTCCCTGTCGTTCCCGGTAGTGGTATTGTAAAGAACGTTCAGGAAGCATTAAAGGTATGCGAAGAGATAGGCTATCCCGTTTTAGTTAAAGCTGCCCACGGCGGTGGCGGAAGAGGAATGAGACTTATAGAATCAAAAGAGGAAGCTGAATCTCTCATAGTTACCGCAATGGCTGAGGCAGAAGCAGCCTTTGGCAATGGAGAAGTTTATATAGAAAAGTACGTCCAAAATCCCCGCCACATAGAGATTCAAATAGTTGCAGACTCTCACGGTAACGTAGTAACGTTTGGAGAGAGGGAATGTTCACTTCAGAGAAGACACCAGAAAGTAGTTGAAGAAGCTCCTTCTCCATTTGTTGACCCAGACCTGAGAGAAAAACTATCAGAGGCTGCAACAAAAATAGCCAAATTGATAAACTATGAAGGTGCAGGAACAATTGAATTCTTAGTTGACAAGGACAAAAACTTTTACTTCATTGAAATGAATACAAGAATTCAAGTAGAACACCCAGTAACAGAAATGGTAACCGGAAAAGACCTTATAAAGCTACAGCTACTTTCTGCGGCAGGAGAGAAACTTCCAACAGAGTCTCCTTCCTTAAACGGTCATGCGATAGAATTCAGAATAACTTGTGAAGATTACTTGAAAGATTTCCGTCCTGCTCCAGGAAAAATAGAGAAACTCCTACTCCCTGGAGGTTTCGGAGTAAGAATTGACACTCATATATATGAAGGTTATGCCGTTCCGCAGTACTACGATTCTTTACTGGCAAAACTTATAGTCTGGGGAGAAACAAGAGAAGAAGCCATAAAAAGAGGAAAAAGAGCATTAGAAGAGTTTATAATAGAAGGTAAGCTTAAAACAACAATACCGTTTCACTTAAAGCTAATAGAGGATGAAGATTTCGTGAAAGGAAACCTTGACACGAAGATACTGGAAAATAAAATATTACCAAAGATGAAACTTTCTTAA
- a CDS encoding RNA chaperone Hfq has product MASQSKSEKVKIWIKEYLSEFGEYCGTLEELANLANSTSYLTKKAISELEEEGLINVETKRGKGLVLTLKTEKEDSQKEPQLEPIKEEKSEEELLKEREERKKKKVSLQDQVLTSLLGKEITVFLISGTRLEGKLLDFDNFTLSMTAPKGKSLVYKHAIATILYE; this is encoded by the coding sequence ATGGCTTCCCAGTCAAAATCTGAAAAAGTAAAAATCTGGATAAAAGAATACCTTTCCGAATTCGGTGAATACTGCGGAACCTTAGAAGAATTGGCAAATTTAGCAAACTCAACATCTTATTTAACCAAAAAAGCTATTAGCGAGTTAGAAGAAGAAGGTTTAATAAATGTTGAAACAAAAAGAGGAAAAGGTCTTGTGCTTACACTAAAAACAGAAAAAGAGGACTCTCAAAAAGAACCGCAGTTAGAACCAATTAAAGAAGAAAAATCGGAAGAAGAACTACTAAAAGAAAGAGAAGAAAGGAAGAAAAAAAAGGTTTCTCTTCAAGACCAAGTTTTAACTTCACTGTTAGGCAAAGAGATAACGGTATTCTTGATAAGTGGAACGAGATTAGAAGGTAAACTCCTTGACTTTGACAACTTCACTCTATCAATGACAGCTCCAAAGGGGAAATCCTTAGTTTATAAACACGCTATAGCAACAATACTCTACGAGTAA
- a CDS encoding RNA chaperone Hfq, protein MKKYKTLEDAQIELIELLEEEGEFRGTIKELAERLSVKPENIIPLLQLMKSSGDIVYEEIEEELIIKPASYIPVLPPLLNEKQTKEIEEKTQEGFKLIACSYMGGVQSRELRKAVGKRVIIYFRNGSRVEGKLKGFDRFCLRVRNYMGNILVYKHSVSTILYKE, encoded by the coding sequence ATGAAAAAGTATAAAACCTTAGAAGACGCCCAAATAGAGTTAATAGAGCTGTTAGAAGAAGAAGGAGAATTCAGAGGTACAATAAAAGAATTAGCAGAACGCCTCTCAGTAAAACCTGAAAACATCATACCCCTCCTACAACTTATGAAGTCATCAGGTGATATCGTTTATGAAGAAATTGAAGAGGAACTGATAATAAAGCCAGCTTCCTACATACCTGTTCTACCTCCCCTTCTCAACGAAAAACAAACAAAAGAGATAGAAGAGAAAACGCAGGAAGGATTTAAACTGATAGCCTGTTCTTACATGGGGGGCGTACAGAGTAGAGAATTAAGAAAAGCGGTAGGTAAAAGGGTCATCATCTATTTCAGGAATGGAAGCCGAGTAGAAGGTAAACTCAAAGGCTTTGATAGATTTTGTTTAAGAGTTAGAAACTATATGGGGAATATCTTAGTATATAAACACTCTGTATCCACCATACTCTACAAGGAGTAG
- the nfo gene encoding deoxyribonuclease IV produces the protein MKFVGAHVSTSGGIFNAPLNAINIKAKAFALFTKNQRRWNAKPLAENDIKAFKDNLKKAKINVDHVLPHDSYLINLGHPEKEKRRKSIEAFIDEVKRCHQLGLKYLNFHPGSHLRQMTEEECLKVIAESLNETIERTEEVILVIENTAGQGSNVGYRFEHIAKLIELVEDKTRIGVCLDTCHLFAAGYDIRTETAYLKTMEEFDSIVGFEYLKGMHLNDAKSTLGSRIDRHHSIGKGNIGLEAFRLIMNDPRLDNIPLILETIDPSIWAEEIKLLYSLVEQP, from the coding sequence ATGAAGTTCGTAGGAGCCCACGTAAGTACCTCTGGAGGTATATTCAACGCCCCTCTTAACGCAATAAACATAAAAGCTAAAGCTTTCGCACTCTTTACAAAGAACCAAAGAAGGTGGAATGCCAAACCACTGGCAGAAAACGATATAAAAGCATTTAAGGATAATCTTAAAAAAGCAAAAATTAACGTTGACCACGTTCTACCCCACGACAGCTATTTAATTAACTTAGGACACCCCGAAAAAGAAAAGAGACGCAAATCAATAGAAGCCTTCATTGACGAAGTAAAGAGATGTCATCAGTTAGGATTAAAGTACCTAAATTTTCACCCGGGAAGCCACCTGCGTCAGATGACAGAAGAAGAGTGCTTAAAAGTAATAGCAGAATCCTTGAATGAAACAATAGAAAGAACAGAGGAAGTAATTTTAGTAATTGAAAATACGGCAGGGCAGGGGTCAAACGTAGGATATAGGTTTGAACATATAGCAAAACTCATAGAGTTAGTGGAAGATAAAACAAGAATAGGCGTATGCCTTGATACCTGTCACCTGTTCGCTGCAGGCTATGATATCAGAACAGAAACAGCATATTTAAAAACAATGGAAGAATTTGATTCAATAGTAGGATTTGAATATTTGAAAGGTATGCATCTAAACGATGCAAAATCAACATTGGGTAGCCGAATAGATAGGCATCATTCTATAGGAAAAGGAAACATCGGTTTAGAGGCTTTCCGATTAATTATGAACGACCCGCGCCTTGACAATATTCCCCTTATTCTTGAAACGATAGACCCTTCAATCTGGGCAGAGGAGATAAAACTACTATATTCATTAGTAGAACAACCTTAA
- a CDS encoding phosphoribosyltransferase — protein sequence MIFRDRREAGELLAEAILRKYNGTLKDPVVVAIPRGGVIVAKPIAEALSAPITLVIPRKIGAPFNEEFAIGAVTEDGYILMNPSITQDIAYRMGITREYIERKAKEELKEIERRKRLYLQGREIPITNRDVILVDDGIATGLTVKAAILSLKRQNPNRIILAVPVMPADKVSEFQELVDDLIALHTPEYFNAVGQFYYDFSQTSDEEVIEALS from the coding sequence ATGATTTTCCGAGATAGAAGGGAAGCTGGAGAACTTTTAGCAGAAGCTATACTGCGTAAATACAACGGCACGCTAAAAGACCCCGTTGTCGTTGCAATTCCAAGAGGAGGCGTCATAGTCGCAAAACCGATTGCAGAAGCCTTAAGCGCCCCTATAACCCTTGTAATACCGAGAAAGATTGGAGCACCTTTTAACGAAGAATTTGCAATAGGAGCAGTAACGGAAGATGGTTATATTTTGATGAATCCATCAATAACCCAAGATATAGCTTATAGGATGGGAATCACCAGAGAGTACATAGAAAGAAAGGCAAAGGAAGAATTGAAAGAGATAGAAAGGCGGAAAAGGCTTTACCTTCAGGGGAGAGAAATCCCTATAACCAACAGAGATGTTATCTTAGTTGATGATGGAATAGCTACAGGATTGACCGTAAAGGCAGCAATTCTCTCTCTAAAAAGGCAAAATCCAAATAGAATTATATTAGCCGTTCCTGTAATGCCTGCAGATAAAGTTTCGGAATTTCAAGAGTTGGTTGACGACCTAATAGCCCTCCACACGCCGGAATACTTTAACGCTGTAGGGCAATTCTACTACGATTTTTCTCAAACCTCTGATGAAGAAGTTATAGAAGCTTTATCCTGA
- the pyrF gene encoding orotidine-5'-phosphate decarboxylase yields MSKVIVALDFDSEEKAIGLVKEIIGEVSYFKVGLELFSRCGVSIVKKISDLGGRVFLDLKYHDIPNTVKSAAKVAVESGAFMYNVHAFGGFNLLKEVAEFNREYAESLGIEKPLLIAVTVLTSMGEEDLKSIGIHDSVENTVLRLAELAKKAGFDGVVCSAKEVKRIKERLGEDFITVTPGIRPLWASKDDQKRVVTPKLAVQLSVDYMVIGRPITRAENPLEAIKKIKSEISG; encoded by the coding sequence ATGAGTAAAGTCATTGTTGCTCTTGATTTTGATTCTGAAGAGAAAGCAATAGGTCTTGTTAAGGAAATAATAGGAGAAGTTAGTTACTTTAAGGTGGGTCTTGAGCTATTTTCAAGGTGTGGAGTTTCCATTGTTAAAAAGATTTCCGATTTAGGTGGAAGAGTTTTCTTGGATTTAAAGTATCATGATATTCCTAACACTGTTAAATCGGCGGCTAAAGTTGCTGTTGAATCTGGCGCGTTTATGTATAACGTTCACGCTTTCGGAGGGTTTAACTTACTTAAAGAAGTTGCAGAGTTTAACAGAGAGTATGCTGAGAGTTTGGGTATTGAGAAGCCTTTACTCATAGCTGTAACAGTTCTTACAAGCATGGGAGAGGAAGATTTAAAAAGCATAGGTATACACGATAGCGTGGAAAATACAGTGTTGCGCCTTGCAGAACTCGCTAAAAAAGCTGGTTTTGATGGAGTTGTCTGTTCCGCCAAAGAGGTTAAGAGAATAAAAGAGAGATTAGGAGAAGATTTTATTACGGTTACGCCGGGTATTAGACCTTTATGGGCTTCAAAGGATGACCAAAAAAGAGTGGTTACTCCTAAACTAGCAGTTCAGTTAAGCGTTGACTATATGGTTATCGGAAGACCTATTACCAGAGCTGAGAATCCATTGGAAGCTATTAAGAAAATAAAGTCAGAAATTTCAGGATAA
- a CDS encoding homoserine dehydrogenase: protein MRVGIVGCGTVGSGVVKLLLQNSSLIERRTGEKIEIAFVADKNPEKVKSLGVPVDRVYDDGFEALKSVDCDVIVELIGGTTVARDLIIEALKMEKHVVTANKALLADYGKDLFMLARESGVSLKFEASVGGGIPVIKALREGLVGNRIKGIYGIINGTANYILTMMTEKKVDFYTALKEAQELGYAEADPTLDVEGYDAAHKIAILSSLAYCRWVKTENVYLRGIREITPLDIELAMDFGYRIKLLAISKLEENGMEVRVHPTMIPENHILASVNGVFNACLVDGDFVGETLYYGKGAGEKPTASAVVSDIVDLALGNFYDVPECLFEKSEVKIKEPDEFVSSFYLRFTALDKPGVLASISKILAKFGISIKMALQKSVTVEGGVPVVMTTHPAKKRDVQKAIEEIDKLDVILKPTFVCMIEEFTNE from the coding sequence ATGCGTGTAGGAATTGTAGGTTGCGGAACTGTTGGTAGTGGCGTTGTCAAGTTGCTTTTACAGAACAGTAGTTTGATAGAAAGGCGAACCGGTGAAAAGATAGAAATAGCCTTCGTTGCCGATAAAAATCCCGAAAAAGTGAAATCTTTAGGCGTTCCTGTAGATAGAGTTTACGATGACGGTTTTGAAGCTTTAAAAAGCGTTGATTGCGACGTTATCGTAGAGCTTATAGGAGGAACTACGGTAGCGAGAGACCTGATAATTGAAGCCTTAAAAATGGAAAAACACGTTGTTACAGCGAACAAAGCTCTTCTTGCCGACTACGGTAAAGACCTGTTTATGCTGGCAAGGGAAAGCGGTGTTTCTTTAAAGTTTGAAGCAAGCGTTGGGGGAGGTATCCCCGTTATAAAAGCTTTGAGAGAAGGGCTTGTTGGCAACAGAATTAAAGGAATTTACGGAATCATAAACGGAACTGCCAACTACATTTTGACGATGATGACAGAAAAGAAAGTTGATTTCTACACTGCGTTAAAAGAGGCGCAGGAGTTAGGATATGCAGAAGCAGACCCAACGCTTGACGTTGAAGGTTACGATGCAGCCCACAAGATTGCCATTCTCTCAAGTCTCGCTTATTGCAGGTGGGTAAAAACGGAGAACGTTTACCTGAGAGGAATAAGAGAAATTACCCCTCTTGATATTGAACTCGCAATGGATTTTGGCTACAGAATCAAGCTTTTAGCCATATCAAAGCTTGAAGAAAACGGTATGGAAGTAAGGGTTCACCCCACGATGATACCTGAAAACCATATACTGGCAAGTGTTAACGGCGTATTTAATGCTTGTTTGGTTGATGGGGATTTTGTGGGAGAGACCCTTTACTACGGTAAAGGTGCAGGAGAAAAACCTACAGCGAGCGCTGTTGTTTCAGACATTGTTGATTTGGCTTTGGGCAACTTCTACGACGTTCCTGAATGTTTGTTTGAAAAGAGTGAAGTAAAGATAAAAGAACCAGATGAGTTCGTTTCCAGCTTTTACCTGCGCTTTACTGCCCTTGATAAACCGGGCGTTCTTGCAAGTATTTCAAAGATATTGGCAAAGTTTGGTATAAGCATAAAGATGGCTCTACAGAAAAGCGTTACAGTAGAAGGAGGAGTTCCGGTCGTTATGACCACCCACCCTGCGAAAAAGAGAGATGTTCAGAAGGCAATAGAGGAGATAGATAAATTAGACGTTATTCTAAAGCCCACTTTCGTTTGTATGATAGAGGAGTTTACTAATGAGTAA
- a CDS encoding aminotransferase class I/II-fold pyridoxal phosphate-dependent enzyme, whose protein sequence is MSKFQFARIDRLPPYVFAVVNDLKTKLRRAGEDIVDLGMGNPDLPTPQHIVDKLCEAAQNPKNHRYSQTKGLFKLREALALWYKRKYNVDLDPETEIITTIGSKEGLAHLALTLINPGDVAIVPTPAYPIHPYSIIIAGGDVRSVPLLTEEGFDEEAFFESIIKAYKESWPRPKVLILNFPHNPTTACVSLNFFERVVDFAKDNSLIVIQDIAYAEIAFDGYVPPSILQVKGAKDVAVEFYSLSKTYSMAGWRVGFASGNKEIIHALYRMKSYLDYGMFQPIQIAAIIALKGDQSCVEEYRQIYQKRRDVLVEGLNRIGWHVEKPKSTMFVWAKIPEKFQSMGSLEFAKMLLLDGKVAVSPGVGFGEYGDKYVRFALVENELRIKQAVRGIKRAFEKYGLRNISV, encoded by the coding sequence ATGTCCAAGTTCCAATTTGCAAGGATAGACAGGTTACCTCCCTACGTGTTTGCTGTAGTGAACGACCTGAAAACTAAGCTGCGCAGGGCAGGAGAAGATATCGTAGATTTGGGAATGGGGAATCCGGACTTACCTACGCCGCAGCACATAGTTGATAAACTTTGTGAGGCTGCACAGAACCCGAAAAACCATAGATATTCTCAAACGAAAGGGTTGTTTAAACTGAGGGAAGCATTAGCGCTCTGGTATAAAAGGAAGTATAACGTTGACCTTGACCCGGAAACAGAAATTATCACAACTATAGGTTCAAAGGAAGGTCTTGCTCACTTGGCTTTAACTTTGATTAATCCGGGTGACGTTGCAATAGTTCCTACTCCTGCGTATCCTATCCATCCGTATTCCATCATTATTGCAGGTGGAGATGTTAGAAGCGTTCCACTCTTAACAGAAGAGGGTTTTGATGAAGAGGCGTTCTTTGAATCCATAATCAAAGCCTACAAAGAGAGCTGGCCCCGACCAAAAGTTCTTATTCTCAACTTTCCACACAACCCTACTACTGCCTGCGTTTCGCTTAATTTTTTTGAGAGGGTGGTGGATTTTGCAAAGGATAACAGCCTTATAGTGATTCAAGATATAGCTTATGCAGAGATAGCCTTTGATGGATACGTCCCACCGAGTATTTTACAGGTCAAAGGGGCTAAAGACGTTGCTGTTGAGTTTTATTCCCTTTCTAAAACTTACTCAATGGCTGGCTGGAGGGTTGGATTTGCTTCTGGCAATAAAGAGATTATTCACGCTTTGTACAGGATGAAGAGTTATCTTGATTACGGAATGTTCCAGCCTATTCAGATAGCGGCAATAATAGCTTTAAAGGGTGACCAATCTTGCGTTGAGGAGTACAGGCAGATTTATCAAAAGAGGCGCGACGTCTTAGTTGAAGGTTTAAATCGTATCGGCTGGCACGTAGAGAAACCAAAATCTACCATGTTTGTTTGGGCGAAAATCCCCGAAAAATTCCAATCTATGGGTTCACTTGAATTTGCCAAAATGCTCCTTTTAGACGGGAAAGTTGCCGTTTCTCCAGGAGTTGGTTTTGGCGAATACGGAGATAAATACGTCAGATTTGCCCTGGTAGAAAACGAACTGAGGATAAAACAGGCAGTAAGGGGCATAAAGAGGGCTTTTGAAAAATACGGTCTAAGGAATATAAGCGTTTAA
- the nadD gene encoding nicotinate (nicotinamide) nucleotide adenylyltransferase: protein MKALFGGSFNPVHIGHLIVARDILEDFQFKKVIFVPAFIQPLKENLLIPPEIRLKLLKVSIKGEKHFDVWDYEIKQEGVSYTYKTLEAYVKNYKEKPVLIMGTDSFLSFHRWKEPEKILTLSTLLIVKRPGYEENFTDVLKKLNANLSVIEVEKGKVDKTILSHAKIIFYKGRQLQISATEIRERLKQGKSIKYMVTEEAEKILRRWWENAFQKNV, encoded by the coding sequence GTGAAAGCGCTCTTCGGAGGAAGTTTTAATCCTGTTCATATAGGGCATTTAATCGTTGCAAGAGACATACTGGAGGATTTTCAATTCAAAAAAGTGATATTTGTTCCTGCCTTCATCCAACCTCTAAAGGAGAATCTACTAATTCCACCAGAAATAAGATTAAAACTCCTAAAAGTTTCAATCAAAGGAGAAAAGCACTTTGACGTTTGGGATTACGAAATAAAACAGGAAGGCGTTTCCTATACTTACAAAACCCTTGAAGCGTACGTCAAGAATTACAAAGAAAAACCTGTTCTTATAATGGGAACAGATTCTTTTCTCTCATTTCACAGATGGAAAGAACCGGAAAAAATCCTCACCCTCTCCACCCTCCTCATCGTCAAAAGACCAGGCTATGAAGAAAACTTCACCGACGTCCTAAAAAAACTCAACGCCAACCTTTCAGTCATAGAAGTAGAAAAAGGCAAAGTAGACAAAACAATACTCTCCCACGCAAAAATAATCTTCTATAAAGGAAGGCAGCTCCAGATAAGCGCAACAGAAATAAGAGAACGCCTTAAACAGGGCAAAAGCATTAAATACATGGTAACGGAAGAAGCAGAAAAAATCCTCAGGAGGTGGTGGGAAAATGCCTTTCAAAAAAATGTTTAA
- a CDS encoding phosphoglycerate kinase, whose protein sequence is MPFKKMFNKMTLRDIKKEDLKGKKVFVRVDFNVPIENGIIQNDKRIRAALPTINYLIDHGAKVILCSHLDRPKGWDPKFSLKPVAERLARLLEKEVKFIPDVVGEEVEWEVNNLKEGEVALLENVRFYKEETKNDEEFAKKLAKLADIYVNDAFGTAHRKHASTYGIAKFVEVAVAGFLLEKEIKFLQKALDNPERPLVLIIGGSKVSGKLEVIENLLKIVDKMLIGGGMAYTFLKAAGYNVGKSLVEDELIETAKEIMKEAEEKGVKFYIPVDSNNADEFSPTAHAKLTTYKEIPNDMMGLDIGPATVYLFKEALSDAKTILWNGPMGVFEFEKFRYGTMEIGRIVAEHTDALRIVGGGDSVAAIEMLGLEHQIDHVSTGGGAFLEFLSGKELPGVMALTDKQ, encoded by the coding sequence ATGCCTTTCAAAAAAATGTTTAACAAAATGACCCTGCGAGACATAAAGAAAGAAGACCTGAAAGGAAAGAAGGTTTTCGTAAGAGTTGACTTTAACGTCCCCATAGAAAACGGCATAATCCAGAACGATAAAAGAATAAGAGCAGCACTACCAACAATCAACTACCTAATAGACCACGGCGCAAAAGTAATACTCTGTTCCCACCTTGATAGACCTAAAGGCTGGGACCCCAAGTTTTCTTTAAAACCTGTAGCAGAAAGGCTTGCTCGCCTGTTAGAAAAGGAAGTAAAGTTTATACCAGACGTTGTCGGCGAAGAAGTTGAATGGGAAGTAAACAACTTAAAAGAGGGAGAAGTTGCCCTCCTTGAAAACGTCCGATTCTACAAAGAGGAGACGAAGAACGATGAGGAGTTTGCCAAAAAGCTTGCAAAACTTGCAGACATTTACGTAAACGATGCCTTTGGAACGGCACACAGAAAACACGCATCTACCTACGGAATAGCTAAGTTCGTGGAAGTTGCAGTAGCAGGTTTTCTCCTTGAAAAAGAGATAAAGTTCTTGCAGAAAGCTTTAGACAACCCGGAAAGACCGTTAGTTCTTATCATAGGAGGTTCAAAAGTAAGCGGCAAATTAGAAGTAATAGAAAACCTCTTAAAAATCGTTGACAAAATGCTCATCGGCGGAGGAATGGCTTACACGTTCCTTAAAGCCGCCGGCTACAACGTAGGGAAATCTTTAGTAGAAGATGAACTGATAGAAACGGCAAAAGAAATTATGAAAGAAGCCGAAGAAAAGGGTGTCAAGTTCTACATACCTGTTGATAGCAATAACGCAGATGAATTCTCCCCTACCGCTCACGCTAAACTAACCACTTACAAAGAGATACCGAACGACATGATGGGACTTGATATAGGACCTGCAACCGTTTACCTGTTTAAAGAAGCTCTTTCTGACGCTAAAACGATTCTCTGGAACGGTCCTATGGGCGTATTTGAATTTGAAAAGTTCCGCTACGGGACAATGGAGATAGGCAGAATAGTTGCAGAACACACCGATGCTTTAAGGATTGTAGGCGGAGGAGACAGCGTAGCAGCCATAGAGATGTTGGGACTTGAACACCAGATTGACCACGTTTCAACAGGAGGAGGTGCGTTCCTTGAATTCCTATCTGGAAAGGAACTACCTGGAGTTATGGCTCTAACCGACAAACAGTAA